A portion of the Penaeus monodon isolate SGIC_2016 chromosome 28, NSTDA_Pmon_1, whole genome shotgun sequence genome contains these proteins:
- the LOC119591587 gene encoding malate dehydrogenase, mitochondrial-like, whose product MFSRLAKPQTANVLGQLVKNFSTTNAANRKVAVMGASGGIGQPLSLLLKNSPLVTELSLYDIVHTPGVAADLSHINSPAKVTGYVGPDQLADSLKGCEVVVIPAGVPRKPGMTRDDLFNTNASIVANLAKACAENCPKAMICIISNPVNSTVPIASEVYKKAGVDASRIFGVTTLDIVRANAFVAELKGLDPMSVNVPVIGGHAGITIIPLISQASPSVQFPEDQLKALTERIQDAGTEVVKAKAGAGSATLSMAFAGARFAFSMIKAMNGEQGVVECAYVRSDLTEATYFSTPIVLGPNGIEKNLGLGKLSAFEAKLVENAIAELKGSIKKGESFVANM is encoded by the exons ATGTTTTCCAGACTTGCCAAGCCCCAGACTGCCAATGTTCTTGGTCAGCTGGTCAAGAACTTCTCCACCACCAATGCT GCCAACAGGAAGGTTGCTGTCATGGGTGCCAGTGGAGGCATTGGGCagccactctcccttctcctgaAGAACTCCCCCTTGGTCACCGAACTCTCCCTTTACGATATTGTGCACACGCCAGGAGTAGCTGCTGACCTCTCCCACATCAACTCCCCAGCCAAGGTCACTGGCTATGTTGGACCCGACCAGCTTGCA GATTCTCTAAAGGGATGTGAAGTTGTTGTCATCCCTGCTGGAGTTCCCCGCAAACCTGGCATGACCAGAGATGATCTTTTCAACACTAATGCCTCTATTGTTGCAAACTTGGCCAAGGCTTGTGCTGAAAATTGCCCCAAGGCTATGATCTGCATCATCTCAAATCCA GTTAACAGCACAGTCCCCATTGCATCTGAAGTGTACAAGAAGGCTGGTGTTGATGCAAGCCGCATCTTCGGTGTAACTACTCTGGATATTGTCCGAGCAAATGCTTTTGTTGCCGAGTTGAAG GGTCTGGATCCCATGTCTGTAAATGTGCCTGTTATTGGAGGTCATGCAGGCATCACTATCATCCCACTGATTTCACAGGCATCACCCTCAGTACAGTTCCCAGAGGATCAGCTGAAGGCACTGACTGAGAGGATTCAG GATGCTGGCACTGAGGTGGTGAAGGCCAAGGCTGGAGCAGGATCAGCAACACTCTCCATGGCATTTGCTGGGGCTCGCTTTGCCTTCTCTATGATTAAGGCCATGAATGGAGAGCAGGGTGTCGTGGAATGTGCTTATGTCAG GTCCGACCTCACTGAAGCCACCTACTTCTCCACTCCCATTGTCCTGGGTCCCAATGGTATTGAGAAGAACCTTGGCCTGGGTAAGCTCTCTGCCTTCGAGGCCAAGTTGGTTGAGAATGCCATTGCTGAGCTCAAGGGCAGTATCAAGAAGGGAGAGAGCTTTGTTGCAAACATGTAA